Proteins co-encoded in one Opitutus terrae PB90-1 genomic window:
- a CDS encoding response regulator, translating into MKSKILLVDDEPDALEVLGFKLREAGFAPSFAADGAKALAAVRAAPPDLIVLDLMLPAVDGLEVCKILRRDPATAAIPILMLTAKAAEMDRVLGLELGADDYVTKPYSPRELVLRIKKLLTRTKASDDPLAQLRIGGLEIDVPRHQVTVDGAPVTLTATEFKLLEILARRRGRVQTRDRLLQDVWGYDNPIDSRTVDTHMRRLREKLGETASLLETIRGVGYRFTAEK; encoded by the coding sequence ATGAAATCGAAAATCCTGCTCGTTGACGACGAGCCCGACGCGCTGGAGGTGCTGGGCTTCAAGCTGCGCGAGGCCGGCTTCGCACCGTCCTTCGCCGCTGACGGCGCCAAGGCGCTGGCGGCCGTCCGCGCCGCCCCACCGGATCTGATCGTGCTCGATCTGATGCTGCCGGCGGTGGACGGGCTGGAGGTCTGCAAAATCCTGCGGCGCGATCCGGCGACGGCGGCGATCCCGATCCTGATGCTCACGGCGAAAGCCGCGGAAATGGATCGCGTGCTCGGGCTCGAGCTCGGCGCCGACGATTACGTGACGAAACCCTACAGCCCGCGCGAGCTCGTGCTGCGGATCAAGAAGCTGCTGACCCGCACCAAGGCGAGCGATGACCCGCTGGCGCAATTGCGGATCGGCGGGCTCGAGATCGACGTGCCGCGACATCAGGTGACCGTGGACGGCGCGCCGGTGACGCTGACCGCGACGGAGTTCAAGCTGCTGGAAATCCTCGCGCGGCGGCGCGGCCGGGTGCAGACGCGCGACCGCTTGCTGCAGGACGTCTGGGGTTACGATAACCCAATCGACAGCCGGACCGTGGATACGCATATGCGGCGGTTGCGGGAAAAACTCGGCGAAACGGCGTCCCTGCTGGAAACGATTCGGGGCGTGGGCTACCGGTTTACGGCGGAAAAATGA
- a CDS encoding TolC family protein: protein MSRFTARVFALILAAFTGFVCAEEPAAPPPLATAPTLTVEECIVRALEKNFSIKVQSFSSDVARESLAVAQAAFEPTFTASLDRRFTQDALVLGGARNDYSSARLGVSQLVPTGARLNVSTNLDRNAGSFTSGTGRYTSGPFNPIYGNDVVLTVTQPLLRGAGLAVNRAAIERTKLGVEIAHLDLQGQVLQVIRDTEAAYFNLVFAREQLAVKQHSLRLAERLYEENKTRKLTGVATDLDVLTAEVGIANARNGVVVAEQGVHNREDELLALIGQFEFDSSLGTVGLTPYHEPTPSFDLSYKLARDNQPDFLATQTVIRQLEIDARNARNSRLPTLDLDGAVGYSGVDRSYRGAVDRTSNGEAENWQLGLSVSVPWGLHADRARYRAALASLRQQETRLRQLDQNLLVQVRTAVRAVETNQQSVEINAKATELATRQYELELARFKAGLSTSRQVLQIQDDLETTRVNELLARVNLRIAIANLHQLEASSLQRYHVAVGQ from the coding sequence ATGTCCCGCTTCACCGCTCGTGTGTTCGCCCTGATCCTCGCCGCTTTCACCGGCTTCGTTTGCGCCGAGGAGCCCGCCGCTCCGCCGCCGCTCGCCACCGCGCCGACCCTCACCGTCGAGGAATGCATCGTCCGGGCGCTGGAGAAGAATTTTTCCATCAAGGTGCAGTCGTTCTCCTCCGATGTCGCGCGCGAATCACTCGCTGTCGCCCAGGCGGCATTCGAGCCCACGTTCACCGCGAGCCTCGACCGCCGGTTCACGCAGGACGCGCTCGTCCTCGGCGGCGCGCGCAACGACTACTCCAGCGCCCGGCTCGGCGTCTCCCAACTCGTCCCCACCGGCGCCCGCCTCAACGTCAGCACCAATCTCGATCGCAACGCCGGCAGCTTCACGTCCGGCACCGGCCGCTACACCTCCGGGCCGTTCAATCCGATCTACGGCAACGACGTCGTCCTCACCGTCACGCAGCCGCTGCTTCGCGGCGCCGGACTCGCGGTCAACCGCGCCGCCATCGAGCGCACCAAACTCGGCGTCGAAATCGCCCACCTCGATCTGCAGGGCCAGGTGCTCCAGGTGATCCGCGACACCGAAGCCGCCTACTTCAATTTGGTCTTCGCCCGCGAACAGCTCGCGGTGAAACAGCACAGCCTGCGGCTGGCCGAACGGCTCTACGAGGAGAACAAGACCCGCAAGCTCACCGGCGTCGCGACGGATCTCGACGTGCTCACCGCCGAAGTCGGCATCGCCAACGCGCGCAACGGCGTGGTCGTCGCCGAGCAGGGCGTGCACAACCGCGAGGACGAATTGCTCGCGCTGATCGGCCAGTTCGAGTTCGACAGCTCCCTCGGCACCGTCGGGCTGACGCCGTATCACGAGCCCACGCCGTCCTTCGACCTGTCCTACAAGCTCGCGCGCGACAATCAACCCGACTTCCTCGCGACGCAGACCGTCATCCGCCAGCTGGAGATTGATGCTCGCAACGCGCGCAACTCCCGGCTGCCCACCCTCGATCTCGACGGCGCCGTGGGCTACAGTGGCGTCGATCGTTCCTATCGGGGCGCGGTCGACCGCACCTCCAACGGCGAAGCCGAAAACTGGCAGCTCGGCCTTTCGGTCTCCGTGCCTTGGGGGCTGCACGCCGATCGTGCGCGCTATCGCGCCGCGCTCGCGTCGCTCCGTCAGCAGGAAACGCGGCTGCGCCAGCTCGACCAGAATCTGCTCGTGCAGGTGCGCACCGCCGTGCGCGCCGTCGAAACCAATCAGCAGAGCGTCGAGATCAACGCCAAGGCCACCGAGCTGGCGACGCGCCAATACGAACTCGAGCTCGCCCGCTTCAAGGCCGGCCTCTCCACCAGCCGCCAGGTGCTCCAGATCCAGGACGACCTCGAGACGACCCGCGTGAACGAGTTGCTCGCGCGCGTCAATCTGCGCATCGCCATCGCGAATCTTCATCAGCTCGAGGCCAGCTCGCTGCAGCGCTATCACGTGGCCGTCGGCCAGTAA
- the phoU gene encoding phosphate signaling complex protein PhoU produces MTHFEDEKNKLKETLLAMASHAESAVARAIRALVERDDSLAAQVDEDDNILDQFEIEVDDLAIHLLAKAPLATDLRSITVAMKISQNLERVGDEAVSIARRVVELNREPQLKPYVDLPRMAAMSLEMLRDAITAFIERQPEKARAVVPRDQAVDELNRQLYRELSSFMIERPATISRCLGLMAVSKRLERIADHATNIAEEIVYLYEARDIRHTGLKANEIENPAR; encoded by the coding sequence ATGACCCACTTCGAAGACGAGAAGAACAAGCTGAAGGAGACGCTGCTCGCGATGGCGAGCCACGCGGAGTCCGCCGTGGCCCGCGCCATACGCGCGTTGGTCGAACGCGACGACTCGCTCGCCGCACAGGTCGACGAGGACGACAACATCCTCGATCAGTTTGAAATCGAGGTGGACGATCTCGCGATTCACCTCCTGGCGAAGGCGCCACTGGCGACGGACCTTCGCTCGATCACGGTGGCGATGAAAATTTCCCAGAACCTGGAGCGAGTCGGTGATGAGGCGGTGTCGATTGCGCGGCGTGTCGTCGAGCTCAACCGCGAGCCGCAACTGAAACCGTATGTCGATTTGCCGCGGATGGCGGCGATGTCGCTGGAGATGCTGCGCGACGCGATCACCGCCTTCATCGAGCGGCAGCCGGAAAAAGCCCGGGCGGTGGTCCCGCGCGACCAGGCGGTGGACGAATTGAACCGGCAGCTCTACCGCGAGCTCTCCAGCTTCATGATCGAGCGCCCCGCCACGATTTCGCGCTGTCTGGGTCTGATGGCCGTGTCGAAGCGGCTGGAGCGGATCGCCGACCACGCGACGAATATCGCCGAGGAAATCGTCTACCTTTACGAGGCGCGAGATATCCGGCATACTGGGTTGAAGGCGAATGAAATCGAAAATCCTGCTCGTTGA
- a CDS encoding GGDEF domain-containing protein: MTRKILLIDDDRLQYRLAQAHFGKFQGERFELHWAETFDAGLAELLTGGFAACLLDYQLGPRNGLELIRQAVAAGCRTPIIFLTAESSPEVDIEAMNAGALDYLVKGEISSRSLERSLRYALKLGETLEAMRQLATHDQLTGLLNRREFDRELAEERDRARRFEHPIGLVMVDIDHFKAINDTHGHPAGDTVLREVARRMSAEARSVDRLARFGGEEFALIVVESDRAAALEAAQRMWAAVRRTPIALGNGVQLVVTVSAGAAALPHDADSEETLIAAADRALYAAKAAGRDRVWAAGSS, translated from the coding sequence ATGACCCGGAAAATTCTCCTGATCGACGACGACCGCCTGCAATACCGACTCGCGCAGGCGCACTTTGGAAAGTTTCAGGGCGAGCGTTTCGAGCTGCACTGGGCCGAGACCTTCGACGCCGGGCTGGCGGAGTTGCTCACGGGCGGGTTCGCCGCGTGCCTGCTCGATTATCAGCTGGGCCCGCGCAATGGACTCGAGCTGATCCGACAAGCCGTCGCGGCGGGGTGCCGGACGCCGATCATCTTTCTGACGGCGGAATCGTCGCCGGAGGTCGACATCGAGGCGATGAACGCGGGCGCGCTCGACTATCTGGTGAAGGGCGAAATTTCGTCACGTTCCCTGGAGCGGTCGTTGCGTTACGCGCTGAAACTCGGCGAAACGCTTGAGGCGATGCGGCAGCTGGCGACGCACGATCAGCTCACGGGGCTGCTCAATCGCCGCGAGTTCGACCGCGAACTGGCGGAGGAACGGGATCGCGCGCGGCGTTTCGAGCATCCGATCGGGCTGGTGATGGTGGACATCGACCATTTCAAGGCGATCAACGACACGCACGGTCATCCGGCAGGCGATACGGTGCTGCGCGAGGTGGCGCGGCGGATGAGTGCGGAAGCCCGCAGCGTCGACCGGCTGGCCCGGTTCGGCGGCGAGGAGTTCGCGCTGATCGTCGTCGAGTCCGACCGCGCGGCGGCGCTCGAAGCGGCGCAGCGGATGTGGGCGGCGGTGCGGCGCACGCCGATCGCGCTCGGCAACGGTGTGCAGCTGGTGGTCACGGTGAGTGCAGGTGCCGCGGCGCTGCCGCACGATGCCGACTCCGAGGAGACGCTGATCGCGGCGGCCGATCGCGCGCTCTACGCGGCGAAAGCGGCCGGTCGGGACCGGGTGTGGGCGGCCGGGTCGTCGTGA
- a CDS encoding endonuclease/exonuclease/phosphatase family protein, producing the protein MSRVRLVTFNIAHGRGLAPIQGLTTPQKLKANLRKIARLIGELKPDVVALQEVDERSLWAGNFDHLEYLRLHAGFEHAVFGIHNRRAGLLNLSYGNALLSRYPISYSETVVFGQRRVGEKGFLFAEIDVAGRVMPLVNVHLHFSSREHRIRQIGRLLAWLREKQEHSRGRWRVPAIVCGDLNNPGTSADATAALLSHLSDYGEYVLHPTKGRTFPSPLPGRLLDFVFLPGACNASHCEIVRCFLSDHRPVAVDFTLP; encoded by the coding sequence ATGTCCCGGGTACGGCTCGTCACCTTCAACATCGCGCATGGTCGCGGGCTGGCGCCGATCCAGGGCCTGACCACGCCGCAGAAGCTGAAGGCCAACCTGCGGAAGATCGCGCGTTTGATCGGCGAGTTGAAACCCGACGTGGTGGCGCTGCAGGAGGTCGACGAGCGCTCGCTGTGGGCAGGCAACTTCGACCACCTCGAATATCTCCGGCTGCACGCGGGATTCGAGCACGCGGTGTTCGGCATCCATAACCGCCGCGCGGGCTTGCTCAACCTCAGCTACGGCAACGCGCTGTTGTCGCGTTACCCGATCTCCTACAGCGAGACGGTGGTGTTTGGGCAGCGGCGGGTCGGCGAAAAAGGATTTCTGTTCGCCGAGATCGACGTCGCGGGCCGGGTCATGCCGCTGGTCAACGTGCACCTGCATTTCAGCTCGCGCGAGCACCGGATCCGCCAGATCGGCCGGCTGCTGGCCTGGCTGAGGGAAAAACAGGAACACTCGCGGGGCCGCTGGCGCGTGCCGGCGATCGTGTGCGGCGACCTCAACAATCCGGGCACGAGCGCGGACGCCACGGCGGCGTTGCTGAGTCACCTCTCGGATTACGGCGAGTATGTGCTGCACCCCACGAAAGGCCGTACGTTTCCCTCCCCGCTGCCGGGGCGGCTGCTGGATTTCGTGTTCCTGCCGGGCGCGTGCAATGCGAGCCACTGCGAGATCGTGCGCTGCTTCCTCTCGGATCACCGGCCCGTGGCGGTGGACTTCACGCTGCCGTAA
- the trpA gene encoding tryptophan synthase subunit alpha codes for MSRIAQAFQRAQAQNRAAFIAYLCAGDPNFDTSLAACRAVITSGVDLLELGVPFSDPLADGLTNQLAAQRALESGMTAADVFRLVRRIREFSEVPIVFYTYYNLVFAHGIDAYVRAAKEAGVDGLLTLDLPPEESDEVSAACRAHGVQSVYIVAPTSPAERIAKIAQAATGFIYYVSREGVTGVQERVAANIPEAVAAIRRHTALPVVVGFGISNREQVRQVAAVADGVVVGSALVNCIRENLGSPERITAKLAAVAGDLVAGTKR; via the coding sequence ATGTCCCGCATCGCCCAAGCCTTCCAGCGCGCGCAAGCGCAGAACCGCGCCGCCTTCATCGCCTATCTCTGCGCGGGTGATCCGAATTTCGACACCTCGCTTGCGGCGTGCCGCGCCGTGATCACCAGCGGCGTGGATCTGCTCGAACTCGGCGTGCCGTTTTCGGATCCGCTGGCGGACGGGTTGACCAACCAGCTGGCCGCGCAGCGCGCGTTGGAGAGCGGAATGACCGCGGCCGACGTGTTCCGGCTCGTGCGGCGAATCCGCGAATTCAGCGAGGTGCCGATCGTTTTCTACACTTACTACAATCTGGTTTTCGCGCACGGGATCGACGCCTACGTGCGCGCCGCGAAAGAGGCGGGCGTCGACGGACTGCTTACGCTGGACCTGCCGCCGGAGGAGTCCGACGAGGTTTCCGCCGCGTGCCGCGCGCACGGCGTGCAGAGCGTGTATATCGTGGCGCCGACCTCGCCGGCGGAACGCATCGCGAAGATCGCGCAGGCGGCAACCGGTTTCATCTACTATGTGTCGCGCGAGGGCGTGACCGGCGTGCAGGAGCGGGTCGCCGCCAACATTCCGGAGGCGGTGGCGGCCATCCGGCGGCACACGGCGCTGCCGGTGGTTGTGGGTTTTGGGATTTCGAACCGTGAGCAGGTGCGGCAGGTCGCGGCCGTCGCCGACGGGGTGGTCGTGGGCAGCGCGCTCGTGAACTGCATTCGCGAGAACCTGGGCTCGCCCGAGCGGATCACCGCGAAGCTCGCGGCGGTGGCAGGCGATCTCGTCGCCGGCACGAAGCGCTGA
- the miaA gene encoding tRNA (adenosine(37)-N6)-dimethylallyltransferase MiaA yields the protein MNAASTDKPRLRVLAGCTAVGKTEWALRWAEAHNAEIVSCDSLLFYRGMDIGTAKPTAGELARVPHHLVDVCDVREAMNIAGYVAAARRALTEIAARGREALVVGGSGFYLKAFFGPVADDVEVSAAVRAEVAALTPAAAVERLRQLNPPGLGALDTANPRRVVRALERCLASGRTLAELSAAFARQPGPFADWDARLTVLDRDPVELNQRIAARVAAMLAAGLVDEVKRLLPAGLKENPSAARAIGYREVIDLLEGRLPAASLAAEIEKNTRALVKKQRTWFRTQLPDHRRVDAAVLRDAGGLFDF from the coding sequence GTGAACGCCGCGTCCACGGACAAGCCGCGGCTGCGCGTGCTCGCGGGCTGCACCGCGGTCGGCAAGACCGAATGGGCCCTGCGCTGGGCTGAGGCGCACAACGCGGAGATCGTCTCGTGCGATTCGCTGCTGTTCTACCGCGGGATGGATATCGGCACCGCGAAGCCGACGGCGGGCGAGTTGGCGCGCGTGCCGCATCACCTCGTCGACGTGTGCGACGTGCGCGAAGCGATGAACATCGCCGGCTACGTGGCCGCGGCGCGGCGCGCGTTGACGGAGATCGCGGCGCGCGGCCGGGAGGCGTTGGTGGTCGGCGGCAGCGGGTTTTATCTGAAGGCATTTTTCGGTCCCGTGGCCGACGACGTCGAGGTCAGCGCGGCGGTCCGAGCGGAAGTGGCGGCGCTCACACCGGCGGCGGCCGTGGAGCGGTTGCGGCAGCTGAATCCACCCGGGCTGGGCGCGCTGGACACGGCGAATCCGCGGCGGGTGGTGCGCGCACTGGAGCGCTGCCTCGCTTCGGGTCGCACGCTCGCGGAGCTGAGCGCGGCGTTCGCGCGACAGCCGGGGCCGTTTGCGGATTGGGACGCGCGGCTGACCGTGCTCGACCGGGATCCGGTGGAGTTGAACCAGCGGATCGCGGCGCGCGTGGCAGCGATGCTGGCCGCCGGACTGGTCGATGAAGTGAAGCGCCTGCTCCCGGCCGGATTGAAGGAGAATCCGAGCGCCGCTCGCGCGATCGGCTACCGGGAGGTGATCGACCTGCTCGAGGGACGTCTGCCGGCAGCGAGTCTCGCGGCCGAGATCGAGAAGAACACGCGGGCGCTGGTGAAAAAACAGCGCACGTGGTTCCGCACGCAGTTGCCCGATCATCGACGAGTCGACGCGGCGGTGCTGCGGGACGCGGGCGGGTTGTTCGACTTTTGA
- a CDS encoding DUF47 domain-containing protein: protein MQWFKRIFGKEDKFFDLLEAGAEEAKTSVNLLARYLQALAAGGPQPNLDDFVQTRRKEKRIRYGMQEELSKTFVTPLEREDIEALSFALYRIPKAIEKIVERLSIYPGRVPHTAFQRQTELLNLACEAVVFMVKQLRRGTHIEKIREANDRLQYAEGEADKVMLGLLKDLYHGPYEPKELVILQELYEMVEQTVDRCRNAGNIVVQIVLKYS from the coding sequence ATGCAGTGGTTCAAAAGAATCTTCGGCAAAGAGGACAAATTCTTTGATTTGCTCGAGGCCGGAGCCGAGGAGGCGAAGACCAGCGTGAACCTCCTGGCGCGTTACCTGCAGGCGCTGGCCGCCGGCGGTCCGCAGCCCAATCTCGACGATTTCGTGCAAACCCGGCGCAAGGAGAAGCGGATCCGCTACGGGATGCAGGAGGAGCTTAGCAAGACCTTCGTCACCCCACTTGAGCGCGAGGACATCGAGGCGCTTTCCTTCGCCCTGTACCGGATTCCCAAGGCCATCGAGAAGATCGTGGAGCGGCTTTCCATCTATCCCGGTCGCGTGCCACACACCGCTTTTCAGCGCCAGACCGAGTTGCTCAACCTCGCCTGCGAGGCGGTGGTGTTCATGGTCAAACAGCTGCGGCGCGGCACGCACATCGAGAAAATCCGCGAAGCCAACGACCGGCTGCAGTATGCCGAGGGCGAAGCCGACAAGGTGATGCTCGGGCTGCTCAAGGACCTCTACCACGGCCCCTACGAACCCAAGGAGCTCGTCATTCTGCAGGAACTTTACGAGATGGTGGAACAGACCGTCGACCGCTGCCGCAACGCCGGCAACATCGTGGTCCAGATCGTCCTGAAGTATTCCTAA
- a CDS encoding inorganic phosphate transporter, whose protein sequence is MTLFLFVLLAALVFEYINGFHDAANAIATVVSTKVLTPRQAITMAAVCDMLGAFLGTAVATTIGKGIVDTGVVTMLTVLCALIAAILWGLLTWWLGLPSSSSHALVGGLCGSALATAHGNWSVLKWSAFDAQGAHVGLWPKIVLPMITSPTVGFIGGGLLMLLLLIALHRVTPRRVNQIFGKAQLASAGFMGISHGANDAQKTMGIITLALFTGTTSGAFNQLPSWLGFLHTPEFSIPNWVIITCALTLAAGTSAGGWRIIRTMGHKMVKLQPVHGFAAETTAALIIHTATSVGMPVSTTHVISTSIMGVGAAKRFSAVKWGVVGRIVWAWVLTLPVTGLTGYWLLKLLRAAGA, encoded by the coding sequence ATGACGCTGTTCCTTTTCGTCCTGCTCGCCGCACTCGTCTTCGAGTACATCAACGGCTTTCACGACGCCGCCAACGCGATCGCCACGGTCGTTTCGACCAAGGTGCTCACGCCGCGCCAGGCCATCACGATGGCGGCGGTCTGCGACATGCTCGGGGCATTCCTGGGCACCGCGGTCGCCACCACGATCGGCAAAGGCATCGTCGACACGGGCGTGGTCACGATGCTGACCGTCCTCTGCGCGCTCATCGCCGCGATCCTGTGGGGCCTGCTCACGTGGTGGCTCGGCCTGCCGTCCAGCTCCAGCCACGCGCTGGTCGGCGGACTGTGCGGATCCGCGCTCGCCACGGCGCACGGAAATTGGAGCGTGCTCAAATGGTCCGCGTTCGATGCGCAGGGCGCCCATGTCGGACTCTGGCCGAAGATCGTCCTGCCGATGATCACCTCGCCGACGGTCGGTTTCATCGGCGGCGGACTGCTGATGCTGCTGCTGCTGATCGCACTGCACCGGGTCACCCCGCGGCGGGTGAATCAGATCTTCGGCAAGGCGCAGCTCGCCAGCGCGGGATTCATGGGCATCAGCCACGGCGCCAACGACGCGCAAAAAACGATGGGCATCATCACGCTCGCGCTGTTCACCGGGACGACGTCCGGCGCCTTCAACCAGCTGCCCTCCTGGCTGGGCTTCCTGCATACGCCGGAATTCTCCATTCCCAACTGGGTGATCATCACGTGCGCGCTGACGCTCGCGGCCGGCACGTCGGCGGGCGGCTGGCGGATCATCCGTACCATGGGCCACAAGATGGTGAAACTGCAGCCGGTCCACGGCTTCGCCGCGGAAACCACCGCGGCGTTGATCATCCACACGGCCACGAGCGTCGGCATGCCGGTCTCCACGACGCACGTCATCTCGACGTCGATCATGGGGGTGGGCGCCGCGAAACGGTTCAGCGCGGTCAAGTGGGGCGTCGTCGGCCGCATCGTCTGGGCGTGGGTGCTGACGCTGCCGGTCACCGGCCTGACCGGCTACTGGTTGCTGAAGCTGCTCCGCGCCGCGGGGGCGTGA
- a CDS encoding YdcF family protein codes for MFLLKKFVSFWLMPVPLSLTLLLVGLWLLSARRRPRLGRWLILGALAFLLLASNRAVSLWLIRPLETTYPAIPEFAPATALPPNLAGCQAVVVLGGGHSDSPTLSAVNQLSESAQGRLLEAYRILRALPPEARLIVCGRGGPNRPSHASVLAQAATSLGVSPHRIVRLDTPRDTEDEAAQLRELLGRDTPFALVTSAWHLPRATALMRGAGLRPVPCPANFAGKPGAPFEWLDLLCGLDGLDRSTKAIRERLGYVWSALRRKTA; via the coding sequence ATGTTCCTGCTGAAGAAGTTCGTGTCGTTCTGGCTGATGCCCGTGCCGCTGAGCCTCACCCTGCTGCTCGTCGGGCTCTGGCTGCTTTCCGCACGGCGGCGGCCGCGACTCGGCCGATGGCTGATCCTCGGCGCGCTGGCTTTTCTCCTGCTCGCTAGCAACCGCGCGGTCAGCCTCTGGCTCATCCGGCCCCTGGAGACAACTTATCCGGCCATTCCGGAGTTTGCGCCGGCCACCGCTCTACCGCCGAATCTCGCCGGCTGCCAAGCCGTCGTGGTACTCGGCGGCGGACACAGCGACTCGCCGACACTCTCCGCGGTCAACCAGCTCAGCGAGTCCGCCCAAGGCCGGCTGCTCGAAGCCTATCGCATCCTGCGCGCGCTCCCGCCGGAGGCGCGGCTGATCGTCTGCGGTCGCGGCGGACCCAACCGCCCGAGTCATGCGTCCGTGCTCGCCCAGGCCGCGACGTCACTCGGCGTTTCCCCACACCGGATCGTGCGACTCGACACGCCGCGCGACACCGAAGACGAAGCGGCGCAGCTGCGCGAGCTGCTCGGTCGCGACACGCCGTTCGCGCTGGTGACCTCCGCGTGGCACCTGCCGCGGGCGACGGCGCTGATGCGCGGCGCCGGCCTGCGGCCCGTCCCCTGCCCCGCCAATTTCGCGGGGAAACCCGGCGCCCCGTTCGAATGGCTGGATCTGCTCTGCGGGCTCGACGGACTCGATCGCAGCACCAAGGCGATTCGCGAACGGCTCGGCTACGTCTGGTCGGCCCTGCGCCGAAAGACTGCTTGA
- a CDS encoding sensor histidine kinase: MTIALTLACLALAALAWWLQARRREEVARHAREVAELKERFEETEHAQTARMEAMLDSMIEGLIVLDATGRIARVNEAAETMFGMSRMMAGGTLLEAVRHHEVAALAARAAKEAKAIEQEIRIERPQPRVLQVSVVALRSPTGAEVGTVLVFHDVTRLQQLEAIRQDFVANVSHELRTPLSLIKSAAETLLDGGKNDPAVNARFLEIIDKHANRLSLLIDDLLTLSKLDAERVELDIRSVGLRAAVQDALDDALTLAQPRAIALENQVPVGLSAKVDAAKLRQVLGNLIENAIKYGRERGRVVVQGRATGAAMVEIAVCDDGPGIPAEARSRVFERFYRVDKARSREQGGTGLGLSIVKNLVQAHGGEVRVESELGRGARFFFTLPEAEANGNGTAPSARG; encoded by the coding sequence ATGACGATCGCCTTGACCCTCGCGTGCTTGGCCCTGGCTGCTCTGGCGTGGTGGCTGCAGGCCCGGCGCCGGGAAGAGGTGGCGCGGCATGCCCGCGAGGTGGCGGAGTTGAAAGAACGATTTGAGGAGACGGAACACGCGCAGACGGCGCGGATGGAAGCGATGCTCGACAGCATGATCGAAGGCCTGATCGTGCTCGATGCCACTGGCCGGATCGCCCGCGTGAACGAAGCGGCGGAAACGATGTTCGGGATGTCGCGGATGATGGCGGGCGGCACGCTGCTCGAGGCGGTGCGGCACCACGAAGTCGCGGCGCTGGCGGCGCGGGCGGCCAAAGAGGCGAAGGCAATCGAGCAGGAGATTCGCATTGAACGGCCGCAGCCGCGCGTGCTGCAGGTGAGCGTGGTGGCGTTGCGTTCGCCCACCGGCGCGGAGGTCGGCACGGTGCTGGTGTTTCACGACGTCACTCGGCTGCAGCAACTCGAGGCGATCCGGCAGGATTTCGTGGCGAACGTGAGTCACGAGTTGCGCACGCCGCTTTCGTTGATCAAGAGCGCGGCGGAGACGCTGCTCGACGGCGGCAAGAACGATCCGGCGGTGAACGCGCGCTTCCTCGAGATCATCGACAAGCACGCCAACCGGCTCAGCTTGCTCATCGACGATTTGCTGACGCTCTCGAAGCTCGATGCCGAGCGGGTGGAGTTGGACATCCGGTCCGTGGGCCTGCGTGCCGCGGTGCAGGACGCGCTGGATGATGCGCTGACGCTGGCGCAGCCGCGCGCGATCGCGCTGGAAAACCAGGTGCCCGTCGGGCTGAGCGCAAAGGTCGACGCCGCGAAACTGCGTCAGGTGTTGGGCAACCTGATCGAGAACGCGATCAAGTATGGCCGCGAGCGCGGACGCGTGGTGGTGCAGGGCCGCGCGACCGGCGCTGCGATGGTGGAGATCGCGGTGTGCGACGACGGGCCGGGAATTCCCGCGGAGGCACGTTCGCGCGTGTTCGAGCGGTTCTATCGTGTCGACAAGGCGCGGTCGCGCGAGCAGGGCGGCACCGGGCTGGGACTTTCGATCGTCAAGAATCTGGTGCAGGCCCACGGCGGCGAGGTACGCGTGGAAAGCGAACTCGGTCGCGGCGCGCGGTTCTTTTTCACGCTGCCGGAGGCCGAAGCCAATGGGAACGGCACCGCGCCGAGCGCGCGCGGATAG